In the Deltaproteobacteria bacterium genome, one interval contains:
- a CDS encoding type II toxin-antitoxin system MqsA family antitoxin, which produces MAEGLGVTRRFPSVIPACEVCGIGQRQPQQVAYSLRVADQLVVVEHVPASVCDHCGETSFSPDTVERLQDTIWQSRRPVRVLETPVYEFAPGS; this is translated from the coding sequence ATGGCCGAAGGTCTTGGCGTCACGCGTAGATTTCCCTCCGTCATTCCCGCGTGTGAAGTCTGTGGTATTGGACAGCGACAGCCGCAGCAGGTGGCGTATAGCCTGCGCGTGGCCGATCAGCTCGTGGTCGTCGAACATGTGCCTGCGTCCGTGTGCGATCACTGCGGCGAGACATCTTTCAGCCCTGATACTGTCGAGCGGCTCCAGGACACCATCTGGCAGTCGCGCCGCCCCGTCCGCGTGCTGGAGACGCCGGTTTACGAGTTCGCTCCCGGCAGCTGA